A single Wolbachia endosymbiont (group A) of Bibio marci DNA region contains:
- a CDS encoding tyrosine-type recombinase/integrase, which yields MDLGSIIEKWYEWLRCNRSYSPNTLESYMRDLKDLISFLNTHIGGEVNVGTLKNLSIPELRSWLTSRYARGVNARSNARALSVIRNFFKYIKNNYNIDNEAIFSLSRPIQRRTLPKALSIPNIKALIDFFLHNHYLHGIHSPLSFQRVTLESRKKEEPVSRTGMTGGNAKTLVKEMKLSDLGESWVVKREIAIIVLLYGTGLRISEALNLRVSDINNESLIVTGKGDKQRQVFILPVVKKCIQEYVKACPYLDEAQHLFVGVRGKKLGRTYVANRLQKIRRMLNLPEILSPHAFRHSFATHLLQEDIDIRSIQQLLGHSSLETTQVYTHLNYQDVFNMYKNFQQSLEKKSKPL from the coding sequence GTGGACCTCGGTTCAATCATTGAAAAATGGTATGAGTGGCTGAGGTGCAACAGATCTTATTCACCAAACACTTTGGAGTCATACATGAGGGACTTGAAGGATCTTATAAGTTTCCTAAATACTCACATTGGCGGAGAAGTAAATGTTGGTACTCTGAAAAATTTAAGCATACCTGAGTTAAGAAGTTGGCTTACCTCTCGTTACGCAAGAGGTGTGAATGCAAGATCTAACGCTCGTGCATTGTCAGTAATCAGAAATTTTTTCAAGTACATAAAAAACAACTACAATATAGACAATGAAGCTATATTTTCCTTATCAAGGCCAATTCAGAGAAGAACTCTGCCCAAAGCATTATCAATACCTAATATAAAAGCTTTAATAGATTTCTTCTTGCATAACCATTATTTACATGGGATTCACTCTCCTTTGTCATTCCAGCGCGTGACGCTGGAATCCAGAAAAAAAGAAGAACCAGTGTCACGTACTGGGATGACAGGAGGCAACGCAAAAACTTTGGTGAAAGAAATGAAACTATCTGACTTGGGCGAATCTTGGGTGGTAAAAAGAGAAATTGCGATTATCGTCCTGCTATATGGTACAGGCTTAAGAATCAGTGAAGCGTTGAACCTTAGGGTTAGTGATATTAACAATGAAAGTTTAATAGTAACAGGTAAGGGAGATAAACAAAGGCAGGTATTCATTCTCCCAGTAGTAAAAAAATGTATACAAGAATATGTAAAAGCCTGTCCTTACCTTGATGAAGCACAACATCTTTTTGTGGGAGTAAGAGGAAAAAAATTGGGAAGAACTTATGTGGCTAATCGTTTGCAGAAAATAAGGAGAATGTTAAATTTACCAGAAATTTTATCTCCACATGCATTTCGTCATAGTTTTGCTACTCATTTGCTTCAGGAAGATATTGACATAAGATCAATACAACAACTGCTTGGTCATTCGAGTCTTGAGACCACTCAAGTTTACACTCACCTCAATTATCAAGATGTTTTTAATATGTATAAGAATTTTCAGCAGAGTTTGGAGAAAAAGTCAAAACCCTTGTAA
- the secD gene encoding protein translocase subunit SecD yields the protein MYNRLIVKSFSVLCICLFALYITLPNFFDNKLFISKKRINLGLDLKGGASLLLNIDLDFYFKEKLGMLADEIKETLLTKNIESNVQNSVVTLNNIDDYKKASVLINAINPNLELNRKDSSILISYKPHYKNSLISEVAAESINNVQRRLDKLGTKEVSVQKQGQNKILVQVPGVEDTEQIKSLLGKTAKLAFHLANTNIAKVQDIDYETTVMLKDSLGNSYPIFRKTEIGGDALINASVRFGHLGKPTVHFKFDSIASKRFAKITKENVGKPFAIVLDNTVLTVPTIREPILNGEGEISGNFTEKQASELAILLKSGALPAPLKIIEEKNIGPSLGEESIKAGEMAATISIIAVALFIIITHGKLGVLASIALFSNVILILSILTLLEATLTLPGIAGIALTVGMAVDANVLIFERIREEIKSGKRVERAIEEGFKNAIKTILDSNITTLIAAGIMFIIGSGAIRGFSVTLSIGILCSMFSAITVTKLLIELCMNPKELALC from the coding sequence ATGTACAACAGGCTTATAGTCAAATCTTTTTCAGTATTATGCATCTGTTTATTTGCTTTATACATAACACTGCCAAATTTCTTTGATAATAAGCTTTTTATTTCGAAAAAAAGAATAAACTTAGGCCTTGACCTGAAAGGAGGGGCATCTTTGCTTCTAAACATAGACTTAGACTTCTATTTTAAGGAAAAGCTAGGCATGCTAGCTGATGAGATAAAAGAGACGTTGCTAACAAAAAATATTGAATCTAACGTACAAAATAGCGTTGTAACTTTAAATAATATTGATGACTATAAAAAAGCATCTGTGTTGATTAATGCGATAAATCCAAATTTAGAGCTAAATAGAAAAGATTCTTCAATTCTCATTTCGTATAAACCCCATTATAAAAATTCTTTGATCAGTGAAGTAGCTGCAGAATCAATAAACAATGTCCAGCGGCGTTTGGACAAACTTGGCACAAAGGAAGTCAGCGTTCAAAAACAAGGGCAGAATAAAATATTAGTGCAGGTGCCTGGAGTAGAAGACACCGAACAGATAAAATCTCTGCTTGGCAAAACTGCTAAGCTAGCTTTTCATTTGGCAAACACTAACATAGCCAAGGTGCAGGATATAGATTACGAAACTACTGTCATGCTCAAGGATTCCTTAGGCAATTCTTATCCAATATTCCGCAAAACTGAAATAGGTGGTGATGCACTGATTAATGCATCAGTTAGATTTGGTCACTTAGGTAAACCAACAGTGCATTTTAAATTTGACAGCATAGCGAGTAAAAGATTCGCGAAAATCACTAAAGAAAATGTGGGAAAACCTTTTGCAATTGTTCTGGATAACACAGTTTTAACAGTACCTACAATACGTGAGCCAATTTTAAATGGAGAGGGAGAAATTAGCGGTAATTTTACTGAAAAACAAGCAAGCGAACTTGCAATACTTTTAAAATCTGGAGCACTGCCAGCGCCACTTAAAATAATTGAAGAAAAAAACATTGGCCCAAGCCTTGGAGAAGAATCAATAAAGGCAGGGGAAATGGCAGCAACAATCTCTATTATAGCCGTGGCTTTATTTATAATTATCACTCACGGCAAATTAGGTGTATTGGCCTCTATTGCGCTTTTTTCTAATGTAATTCTTATATTATCAATTCTCACTCTGCTTGAAGCAACTCTAACTTTACCTGGAATTGCCGGTATTGCACTCACTGTCGGTATGGCGGTGGATGCAAATGTTTTAATATTTGAGCGAATTCGTGAGGAAATCAAATCTGGCAAGAGAGTGGAACGTGCTATTGAAGAAGGGTTTAAAAACGCTATAAAGACAATACTGGATTCAAATATCACTACATTAATTGCTGCAGGAATAATGTTCATTATTGGCAGCGGAGCAATTAGAGGCTTTTCTGTCACTTTATCAATAGGAATTTTATGTTCGATGTTTTCTGCAATCACAGTCACAAAACTCCTGATAGAGTTGTGTATGAACCCGAAGGAACTAGCGCTTTGTTAG
- a CDS encoding IS5 family transposase — MPQKMKVSNQNEYNKFLEKRGNIFRYIDEAIENWYENSPKMQGGNYIYSDKVVILVHIIVNLFRIGLRQTVGFIKGYLQQIGKNLAVISYSQASRRFKKLNIKINDCRVDKSNMENIEIIIDSTNISIYSNTPGHSKENSADRKYRSYEQVRKLHVMLSVNSKKAIAARYSNGVYSDHYGACDLLEEVNFQHKIKALYADRAYDRHKLYKLCKKYDIKTKVLPKKDAAEHSKIDYMSDRNAAIRLIKLYGQDGVKEWKKEAIYGKRSYIEGFFSRLKQVFGFSFRNKSEVNREKELLIKCYLLNKFTDIGMAKFEIIT, encoded by the coding sequence ATGCCACAGAAAATGAAAGTCAGTAACCAAAACGAATATAACAAATTCCTTGAAAAAAGGGGAAATATTTTTCGTTACATCGATGAAGCTATCGAAAATTGGTATGAAAATAGTCCAAAAATGCAGGGCGGCAACTATATTTACAGTGATAAAGTCGTAATTTTGGTACATATAATTGTCAATCTTTTTAGAATTGGTTTAAGACAAACGGTGGGGTTTATAAAAGGATATCTGCAACAAATAGGAAAAAATTTGGCAGTTATCAGCTATTCACAAGCATCAAGAAGGTTTAAAAAACTTAATATTAAGATAAATGATTGCAGGGTTGATAAAAGCAACATGGAAAATATTGAAATTATCATAGATAGCACAAATATCAGCATTTACAGTAACACTCCTGGCCACAGTAAGGAAAACAGTGCAGATAGAAAGTACCGAAGCTACGAGCAAGTAAGAAAGTTACATGTTATGTTAAGTGTGAATAGTAAAAAAGCTATAGCTGCAAGATACAGTAATGGCGTCTACTCTGACCACTATGGAGCTTGCGATTTGCTTGAAGAAGTTAATTTTCAGCACAAAATAAAAGCATTATATGCAGATAGGGCATACGATAGGCACAAACTTTATAAATTGTGTAAGAAATACGATATAAAGACAAAAGTTCTACCAAAAAAGGATGCAGCAGAACATTCAAAAATAGATTATATGTCTGACAGAAATGCTGCTATTAGGTTAATAAAATTATATGGACAAGATGGTGTAAAAGAGTGGAAAAAGGAAGCAATTTATGGAAAGAGATCTTACATAGAAGGATTTTTCTCAAGGTTGAAGCAAGTATTTGGATTTAGCTTTAGGAATAAATCTGAAGTAAATCGTGAAAAAGAATTACTAATTAAGTGCTATTTGCTCAACAAATTCACTGATATTGGTATGGCTAAATTTGAAATCATTACATAA
- a CDS encoding enoyl-ACP reductase has translation MTTNLLQGKKGLITGIINKRSIACGIAKTLSEHGAELAITYQNEIIKEKLSPIADELNVELILHCDVSNEKIIDNAFEIIEKKWGTLDFLVHAIAFSDKNELNGKYVNTSLNNFLNAMHISCYSFTALAQRAEKMMSGGGSLLTLSYYGAEKVMPNYNVMGLCKAALEASVKYIACDLGPQNIRVNAISAGPIRTLASSGISDFHFISEWNRNNSPLRRNVTIEDVGKAALYLLSDLSSGTTGEILHVDSGYNVVGMKVVD, from the coding sequence ATGACAACAAATCTATTACAAGGCAAAAAGGGATTAATAACCGGAATAATAAATAAGAGATCGATAGCATGCGGTATAGCAAAAACTCTCTCAGAGCACGGAGCAGAACTTGCAATCACCTACCAGAATGAAATAATAAAAGAAAAACTATCACCAATAGCAGATGAATTAAATGTGGAGCTAATATTACACTGTGACGTTTCAAATGAAAAAATCATAGATAACGCTTTTGAAATAATAGAGAAAAAATGGGGTACTCTTGACTTTTTGGTGCATGCAATAGCGTTTTCCGATAAAAATGAGTTAAATGGCAAATATGTCAATACTTCACTGAATAACTTCCTCAATGCAATGCATATATCGTGCTATTCTTTTACTGCTTTAGCGCAAAGGGCTGAAAAAATGATGTCAGGTGGTGGTAGTTTACTTACTTTATCTTATTATGGCGCTGAAAAAGTTATGCCAAATTATAACGTTATGGGTTTATGTAAAGCAGCACTTGAAGCAAGTGTAAAATATATAGCATGTGATCTCGGGCCACAAAATATCAGAGTAAATGCAATTTCCGCTGGTCCAATCAGAACTTTAGCATCTTCTGGAATAAGCGATTTTCACTTCATATCAGAATGGAATAGAAATAATTCTCCGCTCAGACGCAATGTTACAATAGAGGATGTTGGCAAGGCAGCGTTATACTTATTAAGCGACTTAAGTAGTGGCACTACTGGAGAAATTTTGCACGTCGATTCAGGATATAACGTTGTGGGAATGAAGGTGGTTGACTAA
- the trxB gene encoding thioredoxin-disulfide reductase, with the protein MKNYRFSTKVLIIGSGAAGYAAAIYAARANLEPIVVTGMQPGGQLTITTDVENYPGFVSIQGPELMEQMRLHAEKVGAKIIDDEIKSVEQLEDSNEYRFRSSGNINDYYSDAIIIASGAQAKWLGLESEKEFQGYGVSACATCDGAFFRNKVVAVIGGGNTAVEEAIFLTRFAKEVILIHRRDKLRAEKVMQDRLFKNDKIKVMWNHTVEQILGEENPKKVTGIIVKSTEAQELEVDGVFIAIGHAPNTGIFKGFVEMDEQGYIITKPGTTLTSRAGVFAAGDVQDKVYRQAVVAAGTGCMAALDAEKFLES; encoded by the coding sequence GTGAAGAATTATAGATTTAGTACAAAAGTTCTTATTATTGGATCCGGGGCAGCGGGTTATGCTGCTGCTATATATGCAGCACGTGCAAACTTAGAGCCAATTGTAGTAACGGGAATGCAGCCTGGTGGTCAGCTTACAATTACTACAGATGTTGAAAACTATCCTGGTTTTGTTTCAATACAGGGTCCAGAACTAATGGAGCAGATGAGGTTGCATGCAGAGAAGGTTGGAGCAAAAATAATAGATGATGAGATAAAAAGCGTTGAACAACTTGAGGATTCTAATGAGTATAGATTTAGATCTTCTGGTAATATCAATGACTACTACTCGGATGCAATTATAATTGCATCCGGTGCGCAAGCAAAATGGCTTGGTTTGGAGAGTGAAAAGGAATTTCAAGGTTACGGAGTTTCAGCTTGTGCAACTTGTGATGGTGCATTTTTTAGGAATAAAGTTGTAGCCGTGATTGGTGGTGGAAATACTGCTGTTGAAGAAGCAATATTTTTAACTCGATTTGCCAAAGAAGTGATATTAATACACAGGCGTGATAAATTGAGAGCGGAAAAAGTAATGCAAGATAGGCTCTTTAAAAATGATAAAATAAAAGTAATGTGGAACCATACCGTAGAGCAGATTCTTGGAGAAGAAAATCCGAAAAAAGTTACTGGTATTATAGTTAAATCAACGGAAGCTCAAGAGTTAGAAGTGGATGGAGTGTTTATTGCAATTGGGCATGCACCAAATACGGGTATTTTTAAAGGCTTTGTTGAAATGGATGAGCAGGGTTATATAATTACGAAACCTGGAACAACTTTAACTAGTAGGGCAGGGGTGTTTGCTGCAGGTGATGTTCAAGATAAGGTGTATCGCCAGGCAGTAGTTGCCGCAGGAACAGGGTGCATGGCTGCACTTGATGCAGAGAAGTTTTTAGAGTCGTAA
- a CDS encoding porin translates to MKLRYYLIALLSLLFSQNSASSRTILDKEIFYAELDGKVDLRSGYAFNRDSFNAKAKDKTSSYSYLRFLYLQQVYQNTQMGFNVKAGVSGIANLKALDIEKLDMEEGYFIIKNQGLGSIEYGKRSLVSQGMLINTSKIYTAAGGVNGHWTNYANLRGDHKKDGDPGYDKDKVFWVKPNIYSNYNGLELGLKQSSINYISPEIYNFQLGFSYVPGKNNLQYSNLIAAGLSYKNSLSDDIGFTTALTGEFARENLTDCSDGTSKNYECRNQLLNWNFGLKLKLFDLDCIFSYGNGGESGERRNPEINNTYYMNAGIAYYSDSYKSSLTYFNSGRDIAGKGTNELTSYALSLENSLFLGTSYYFDIVKFSTKEPTIENNNSGYVLLAGLKLSF, encoded by the coding sequence ATGAAGTTAAGGTACTACCTGATAGCACTGCTTTCGTTATTATTTTCACAGAATAGTGCTAGCTCTAGAACAATTCTGGATAAGGAAATATTTTATGCAGAACTAGATGGAAAAGTAGATCTGAGATCCGGCTACGCTTTCAACAGAGATTCTTTCAATGCTAAGGCTAAGGATAAAACTTCAAGTTATTCATACTTGCGCTTTCTTTATTTACAGCAAGTTTATCAAAATACTCAAATGGGGTTTAATGTTAAGGCAGGAGTTTCTGGTATTGCAAACCTAAAAGCGTTAGACATAGAAAAGTTAGACATGGAGGAAGGGTATTTCATCATTAAAAATCAGGGACTTGGATCAATTGAATATGGTAAAAGAAGTTTAGTTAGTCAGGGCATGTTAATTAACACTTCAAAAATTTATACAGCTGCTGGAGGAGTAAATGGTCATTGGACAAACTATGCAAATTTGCGTGGTGATCATAAAAAAGATGGTGACCCTGGATATGATAAAGACAAGGTATTTTGGGTAAAACCCAACATTTACAGTAATTATAATGGACTCGAACTAGGGTTAAAACAATCATCAATTAACTACATCTCCCCTGAAATCTATAACTTTCAACTCGGATTCAGCTATGTTCCAGGAAAAAATAACTTACAGTACAGCAATTTAATTGCTGCTGGCCTTTCCTATAAAAACAGCTTGTCAGATGATATAGGTTTTACTACTGCTTTGACTGGTGAATTTGCAAGAGAAAATTTAACTGATTGCTCAGATGGAACTTCTAAAAATTATGAATGCCGTAATCAATTACTAAACTGGAATTTTGGTTTAAAGCTAAAATTGTTCGATCTTGATTGCATTTTTTCGTATGGTAATGGTGGTGAATCTGGTGAGAGGCGTAATCCTGAAATAAATAATACGTATTATATGAATGCAGGTATCGCTTACTATTCTGATTCTTACAAATCGAGCTTAACATATTTCAATAGTGGCAGGGATATTGCAGGCAAAGGCACAAACGAGTTAACATCATATGCTTTAAGCCTTGAAAATTCTCTTTTTTTAGGTACTTCATACTATTTCGATATTGTAAAATTTAGTACCAAAGAACCTACAATAGAAAATAACAACTCTGGTTATGTGCTCTTGGCTGGGTTGAAATTAAGTTTTTAA
- a CDS encoding PQQ-binding-like beta-propeller repeat protein, with translation MKVIIVMIMLLCSSYTMASERISLVDKKLSQGYVAPVLTEDSVILSDKHGALYSFDIDNSKAMNWKLHLSHRKKISNMSLLRHRGNVFFIVDNVLHTIDAKTGEIQWEKELRAPVRGKAAVINNKLVVLTIDNYLYVFDIKDGSSVWTYQNGINEVRGLYSISPTIFNDKIIAPFSNGELIAFNEDGKKLWSQKLATNLLDTQLTDVTTTPRVFGDTLIATNNSYIYGIDVRSGNILWSKSLQVKSVSDIESYYSPLIPPKKQKEGGRIFIVTKDDKIIGLDIKNGETVWTSDLIENMQLFAPIMHAHTLWVTSNKGSMFAFPGSESAGKVVKVPGNVFHTPVFTRNKIYVTTEKNGVYSLENRFVLYD, from the coding sequence ATGAAAGTAATAATTGTCATGATAATGTTATTGTGTAGCAGTTACACAATGGCAAGCGAGCGAATAAGTCTAGTGGATAAAAAACTATCTCAAGGGTATGTAGCTCCAGTGCTTACAGAAGATAGCGTTATTTTATCAGACAAGCACGGCGCTTTATATTCCTTTGATATTGATAACTCAAAGGCTATGAATTGGAAATTACACCTCTCACACAGAAAAAAAATTAGTAACATGAGCCTATTGCGTCACAGAGGAAACGTTTTCTTTATAGTGGATAACGTTCTACACACAATAGATGCAAAAACCGGCGAGATTCAGTGGGAAAAAGAATTGAGAGCTCCAGTAAGAGGAAAAGCAGCAGTAATAAATAATAAATTGGTAGTATTGACTATTGATAATTATCTGTACGTGTTTGATATAAAAGATGGCAGCTCCGTTTGGACTTATCAAAACGGTATCAATGAGGTTCGAGGTTTGTATTCCATATCGCCAACAATTTTTAACGATAAAATAATAGCACCATTTTCAAATGGTGAGTTAATAGCTTTCAATGAAGACGGTAAAAAATTGTGGAGCCAAAAATTGGCTACAAACCTTTTGGATACACAGCTCACAGATGTAACTACTACACCGAGAGTGTTTGGCGATACTTTAATAGCTACAAACAATTCCTATATTTATGGTATTGACGTGAGATCAGGAAATATTTTATGGTCAAAGTCACTGCAAGTAAAAAGTGTATCAGACATTGAGTCATATTACAGTCCTCTTATTCCTCCAAAGAAGCAAAAAGAAGGCGGAAGAATTTTTATAGTTACTAAAGACGATAAAATAATTGGCCTGGATATAAAAAATGGAGAAACGGTCTGGACATCTGATTTAATAGAAAATATGCAATTGTTTGCTCCAATTATGCATGCCCATACACTGTGGGTGACAAGCAATAAAGGTTCAATGTTTGCTTTTCCGGGATCTGAAAGTGCAGGAAAGGTAGTCAAAGTACCTGGTAATGTGTTTCACACTCCAGTGTTTACTCGCAATAAGATATATGTAACAACTGAGAAGAATGGTGTTTATTCTTTAGAAAATAGGTTTGTTCTTTATGATTGA
- the lpdA gene encoding dihydrolipoyl dehydrogenase, which yields MIDYDLIVIGGGPGGYKCAITAAKLGLKVACIDKNSIFGGTCLRVGCIPSKALLHSSYQYAHTKNDLSKLGIKIKDASFDLKEMLGYKDARVQELGKGIEYLFNLHKITKINGLGKITSFDQGNPEVLAEGKVLKTKNIVIATGSDVISLPGINIDEKDIISSTGALSLTEVPKKLVVIGAGAIGLEMSSVWRRLGSEVTVVEFFDRIAAAMDGELSKSLLSSLQKQGIKFLLSTKVEEIKQSSNSLSVKVCSVKDNQTNTIEADKVLVAAGRKPCTENLGIDEKIEKDNRGFVQVNNRYETNVKGIFAIGDVIGGAMLAHKAEEEGVAVAEIIAGQSPHVDYEIIPSVIYTHPAVSSIGKTEEELKSVGRKYKIGKCQFAANGRAKITDDAEGFVKVLTCSRADTILGVHIIGAYADTLINEAAVAMAYGAAAEDIYRICHSHPDINEAFRDACIDAFFKK from the coding sequence ATGATTGATTATGATTTAATTGTTATAGGTGGTGGTCCAGGTGGTTATAAGTGTGCTATCACTGCTGCAAAACTTGGATTGAAAGTTGCCTGCATAGATAAAAATAGCATTTTTGGTGGTACGTGCTTGCGAGTTGGGTGCATACCCTCCAAAGCACTACTTCATTCTTCCTATCAGTATGCTCACACGAAAAATGATCTGTCGAAGCTTGGCATAAAAATTAAGGACGCAAGTTTCGATTTAAAAGAAATGCTAGGCTATAAGGACGCCAGAGTTCAGGAACTTGGAAAAGGTATAGAATATCTGTTTAACCTTCACAAAATCACTAAAATCAATGGGCTTGGGAAAATTACTTCTTTTGACCAAGGTAATCCTGAAGTTTTAGCTGAAGGTAAGGTGCTGAAGACAAAAAATATAGTAATTGCAACCGGTTCTGACGTTATTTCTTTGCCAGGAATTAATATCGATGAGAAAGACATTATTTCGTCTACTGGTGCATTATCTTTAACTGAAGTACCAAAAAAACTTGTCGTAATCGGAGCCGGGGCAATAGGGCTTGAAATGTCTTCTGTATGGAGGAGGCTAGGGTCTGAAGTCACTGTAGTAGAATTTTTTGATAGAATCGCTGCAGCAATGGATGGAGAATTAAGTAAGTCTCTACTTTCTAGTCTACAAAAACAAGGAATAAAATTTTTACTTAGCACTAAAGTCGAGGAGATAAAACAAAGTAGCAACTCTTTGAGTGTGAAAGTTTGCTCTGTAAAAGATAATCAAACAAACACTATAGAGGCGGATAAGGTATTGGTGGCAGCAGGACGCAAACCATGCACTGAGAATCTTGGTATTGATGAAAAAATAGAAAAAGATAATCGCGGTTTCGTTCAAGTTAACAACAGATATGAAACTAATGTGAAAGGAATATTTGCTATTGGTGATGTGATCGGTGGAGCAATGCTTGCTCATAAGGCAGAAGAAGAAGGAGTGGCAGTTGCAGAGATAATAGCAGGACAGTCACCTCACGTTGATTATGAAATTATACCATCTGTCATTTACACTCACCCTGCGGTTTCTTCAATCGGTAAAACTGAAGAGGAGTTGAAAAGTGTTGGCCGTAAGTACAAAATTGGTAAATGTCAATTTGCTGCAAACGGCAGAGCAAAAATCACTGATGATGCTGAAGGATTCGTGAAAGTGCTGACTTGTAGCAGAGCAGATACAATACTAGGTGTGCATATCATAGGAGCATACGCTGACACGCTAATAAACGAAGCAGCGGTTGCAATGGCATATGGCGCAGCAGCAGAGGATATATACAGAATTTGTCACTCTCATCCTGATATAAATGAAGCCTTTCGAGATGCGTGCATCGATGCTTTCTTTAAAAAATAA
- a CDS encoding ankyrin repeat domain-containing protein, with protein sequence MLYGENRTNTNGYRYQRTLDEPTQKLFEAIDDENLEGFKQALAEGADVNAFDKEGMTPLVSIVTNLSAGFKKEYQNMIRLLLLHQRIDVNICEKSNDDTALHLAMCFQQKKTLQLLLSHPNINTNITNKKYQSPSEYARQNRAEHLVIEIQKAQRGRQLLDALFKEDISRAKTLLGQELNPNCWKRNQNGEIETPLRLICLQGITQDNEEVLTKLLKHKDLDFSQIKPIQAIEQNRWVKQIIEQAIKERLTDTINRKDLDDVKKLIEDNCFINRAIVTAALRDASEPTESVKNCLNEKFPASAEQPVASTHNVQPVINDEFIARELQQLENFRDELERKEAQLVEKEQELANKTSKISQLEENLIQVKREKSAQQSELIEFKRIVHGRADDTVEILQLRRDLKQVREERDRLSSENRLLRSNKNEKPSQAISPGRKQSNYASASFMLSGAFAVGTCLAVLYDYPVIGACLTAVALVLFLVGYYLCKADERDIGPGSATDNPQVTRVLTFSPNSAENSYTY encoded by the coding sequence ATGCTTTATGGAGAGAATAGGACAAATACTAATGGTTACAGATATCAGAGAACTCTAGATGAACCAACACAAAAGTTATTTGAGGCTATTGATGATGAAAACCTAGAAGGTTTTAAACAAGCTCTGGCAGAGGGTGCGGATGTTAATGCGTTTGATAAAGAAGGCATGACACCTTTGGTGTCCATAGTTACTAATTTGTCTGCAGGCTTTAAAAAAGAATATCAGAATATGATTAGGTTACTTCTACTGCACCAGAGAATAGATGTTAATATTTGTGAAAAAAGTAATGACGATACAGCTTTACACCTAGCAATGTGCTTTCAACAAAAGAAAACGTTACAACTTTTGCTTAGTCACCCAAACATAAACACTAATATAACCAATAAGAAATATCAAAGTCCTAGTGAGTATGCTAGGCAAAATCGTGCTGAACATTTGGTAATAGAAATACAAAAAGCACAAAGAGGAAGACAATTATTAGATGCTCTTTTTAAGGAAGATATTAGCCGAGCAAAAACACTGTTGGGTCAAGAGCTTAACCCTAATTGCTGGAAAAGAAACCAAAATGGAGAAATAGAAACACCCCTGAGATTAATATGTTTACAAGGAATAACACAAGATAACGAAGAAGTATTGACTAAACTTTTAAAACATAAAGACCTAGATTTTAGTCAAATAAAGCCAATACAAGCTATAGAGCAAAATCGATGGGTGAAGCAAATAATTGAACAAGCTATTAAAGAGCGATTAACCGATACTATTAATAGAAAAGATTTAGATGATGTAAAAAAATTAATAGAAGATAATTGTTTCATAAATCGTGCAATTGTTACTGCTGCATTGAGAGATGCTAGTGAGCCAACTGAGTCCGTTAAAAATTGTCTAAATGAAAAATTTCCTGCAAGTGCAGAGCAACCTGTAGCAAGTACACATAATGTTCAACCAGTAATAAACGACGAATTCATTGCTCGAGAGTTGCAGCAGCTCGAAAACTTTAGAGATGAACTTGAAAGAAAAGAAGCTCAACTTGTAGAGAAAGAGCAAGAGCTAGCGAATAAAACTAGCAAAATTTCACAATTAGAAGAAAATTTAATACAAGTAAAGCGGGAAAAATCGGCTCAGCAAAGTGAATTAATTGAATTTAAAAGAATTGTACATGGAAGAGCAGACGACACTGTCGAAATTTTACAATTAAGAAGAGATTTGAAACAAGTAAGGGAAGAAAGAGATAGGCTTTCATCAGAAAATAGACTGCTCCGTAGTAATAAAAACGAAAAACCCTCGCAAGCAATTTCTCCTGGTAGAAAACAAAGCAACTACGCTTCTGCTTCTTTTATGTTGTCTGGAGCGTTTGCTGTTGGTACATGTTTAGCAGTTTTATACGATTATCCAGTAATAGGTGCTTGTCTTACAGCAGTTGCACTGGTTCTTTTTTTAGTAGGATATTATTTATGTAAAGCGGATGAACGAGATATAGGACCTGGTAGTGCCACAGACAATCCTCAAGTTACAAGGGTTTTGACTTTTTCTCCAAACTCTGCTGAAAATTCTTATACATATTAA